In Parabacteroides timonensis, the genomic stretch CGAAGACTTTATCTCTTTGGTAAAAAAACAGATGCCACATACTGCTATCTTGCTTACTACGCCGCCCGAATGCTATAAACGGGTGACTGTAAACAAGAAACGTACTTATGTGCGCAATGAAAATACAGAACGCGCGGCAAAAGCTATTATAGAAGTAGCCCGTCGTGAAGGCCTTGCCTGTTGGGATTTATTTGCTGCCACAGGTGGAAAAACTTCGAGTTCCAAATGGCATAAGGCCGGACTGATGGGGCGCGACCGTGTTCATTTTACTAAAGAAGGCTATCAGGAGCAGGGACTTTTATTGTATCGCGCCCTGATGCAAACATATAACCGATATATTACAGGCAACGATGTTCGATAATCTGGATTTCTCAAAACTGGGCGAGATACTTACCTATCACCGTCTTTCACCGATACTGTTCAGCAGCGGGCTGTTCTTCTTTTTATTCATAGGCTTCCTGATTATTTACATGTCACTTAGGAAGCATTTACTGGCCCGTATCATATATGTAACGCTTTTCTCCCTTTATTTCTATTATAAGAGTAGCGGACTTTGGTTCTTCCTGTTGTTGTTTACTGCCACGTCCGACTTTTGTATTGCACAGGGGATATTCCATGCTTCTGCCCAGTGGAAACGTAAGTTGCTGGTAGTAGTAAGTTTATGTATAAACCTCGGTTTGTTGGGATATTTCAAATACTTCAACTTCCTGTTAGAGATTATTGCGACTGTTACACGGGAGTTCGGTTATCAGTTTGGAAATACTTCCATGCAAAGTGTCACTTATCAGCCGATGGATATTTTCCTGCCTGTCGGTATTTCTTTTTTCACCTTCCAAACGATCAGTTATGTCATTGATGTATACCGGGGAAAGATAACACCGTTAACCCGTTGGATCGATTATGTGTTTTATGTATCGTTCTTTCCTCAGTTGGTGGCCGGTCCGATCGTTCGTGCCCGCGATTTTATCCCACAGATTTATAAGAATCCGACTGTTACACGCTCAGAGTTTGGAGAAGGTTTGTTTTTGGTATTGTGCGGTCTGTTTAAGAAAACGGTGATTTCCGATTATATCAGCATGAATTTCGTAGATCGTGTTTTTGATGCGCCGTTGCTTTATACGGGAGTAGAGAATCTCTTGGGTGTTTATGGCTACGCGCTGCAGATCTATTGCGATTTCTCCGGGTATTCGGATATGGCGATCGGTATTGCTTTATTGCTGGGATTCCGTTTCAATATGAACTTTGACTCACCCTATCAATCGGCCACTATTACAGAATTTTGGCGACGCTGGCATATTTCTCTTTCTTCCTGGCTGAAGGATTATTTGTATATCTCGTTGGGAGGAAACCGGAAAGGGAAGGTTCGCACTTATATAAATCTGCTGATTACAATGTTGCTGGGTGGTTTATGGCATGGAGCTTCTATGAGTTTTATCATTTGGGGCGCTATACACGGAGTGGCACTGGCTATCCATAAGTTTATCATGGGGCGATTCAGTAGTTTCAAACAATTAGGTTCGGAGATGAAGCCCTGGCGCAGGGTGTTGGGTATATTTATCACTTTCCACCTGGTTTGTTTCGGTTGGATATTCTTCCGCGCCGATTCACTGCAAACGGTAAAAGAGATGCTTACGCAAATCTGTACAAACTTCCATCCGGAAGTATTTACTCAGTTTGTAACCGGTTATAAGGGAGTTTTTATATTGATGATAATAGGTTATGTGTTGCACTTTATGCCTAAGTCGGTAGAGAATGCTCTGCAGGGTGTGGTAACCCGGTCTCCACTGTTGGTACAGGCGGTTATTCTGGCTGTCATGGTTTTTGTCGTGGTACAATTTAAGAGTGCCGGCGTGCAGCCGTTTATCTATTTCCAGTTCTGATGTAAACTAAATATTTCTATAATTATGAAAGCGACCCCGATAC encodes the following:
- a CDS encoding MBOAT family O-acyltransferase; protein product: MFDNLDFSKLGEILTYHRLSPILFSSGLFFFLFIGFLIIYMSLRKHLLARIIYVTLFSLYFYYKSSGLWFFLLLFTATSDFCIAQGIFHASAQWKRKLLVVVSLCINLGLLGYFKYFNFLLEIIATVTREFGYQFGNTSMQSVTYQPMDIFLPVGISFFTFQTISYVIDVYRGKITPLTRWIDYVFYVSFFPQLVAGPIVRARDFIPQIYKNPTVTRSEFGEGLFLVLCGLFKKTVISDYISMNFVDRVFDAPLLYTGVENLLGVYGYALQIYCDFSGYSDMAIGIALLLGFRFNMNFDSPYQSATITEFWRRWHISLSSWLKDYLYISLGGNRKGKVRTYINLLITMLLGGLWHGASMSFIIWGAIHGVALAIHKFIMGRFSSFKQLGSEMKPWRRVLGIFITFHLVCFGWIFFRADSLQTVKEMLTQICTNFHPEVFTQFVTGYKGVFILMIIGYVLHFMPKSVENALQGVVTRSPLLVQAVILAVMVFVVVQFKSAGVQPFIYFQF